The DNA window CTAGTGTTATGCCTCTTAGAGCATGAATATCGGTGGTAGCTTAACAATATAAAGCCACCCAATgtcagaaaataataatatttaaatgcaATGGTTCAGTTATCAATAAATCACTGTTGCCTTTTGTGGCACCGTGGCTTTGGCAGGTTTTGGGAAACTTTTTTCCTTTTAACCAATCACAAATTGAATTGAAGTAAATTGTAGTATTAGTGGGAcccaatttaaaattttaaataagtgGTATGGATATTTGAGAGatgtattttaatcaattaaataactaaaaactataaaataatataatatattaagtgGAGTCCATTTATGCCACCAAATTGAGTGGTATGGATGTGGATGCTCTTATATAGATTACATGTGTTTTGCAGAACCACTGTTATTGCCGTTGGCTTGATTAGATGGTCTGAAACTCTATGGTTTCTTATATCGAGGAGGATAACCATGTAGATGTAAACACTTTTCTTTTAGATGGCCAATAACACCTCAATGTGCACAAGTTGGCTTATCTTTGTTGAAATTCTTAGAATTTGCTTGAATAACATATGCAACTGGTGACTCAGTTGGAGTCAATGTAGTAATGACCTCCCTCTGTTTCTCATCTTGAGAAACCATAGATAAAACAACATTGATTGAAGGTAAATGATCCATCAATAAAATTTGACCACAGACCTGATTAAAAGATTCATTAATTCCCATCAAGAAAGTAAGAATTTGTTCATTTTGAAGATGACAAACAATTGGTTGCTCTCACCCTCTCCCCCGTGACAAGTATGAACAAGTCGAAATCCCCCAATTCTTCCTAGAGAGATTTGAATTGAGTGAAATAGACAGTGATAGTGGAGGATTCTTGTGTGCAACTAAGAAAACGAGGACCATTTTTCTATTGAAAATGATCATGAAGCTCCTTCCAAATTTCTGCAACATTGGTAGAAATTTCTTTTGCAACAGAATTGAGCGACCACGAAGAAATTGTAATGTTGTTACGCATCTAAGAACGGAATTGAGGATTGTTATCTTATGGTTTTAGAACCGTGCCATCAACAATCTAATTTTGTTCTTGCCATAAAGAGTCATCAACATAGCTCGACACCAAGAATTGAAGTTATCACCGGTTAATGGTTGTGAAATCAAAACAATACTAGGATGATCAAATGAATAAACATAATAATGATCATCGTGATTTTCCATTGAATGAAGTAAAGAAATCACAAATTAGAGAAGAGAGAGATGAAGGAAGCGAAAACAAGAAAGAAAATCAGAAAATTATTCTGATACCATATTggagttaatagaattcaaagaAGGAAATGAGATTCATTATTGAATGTTAACTAACTTTACAAGGAGAGGCTTCATCCACATATATAGGTGATGAAGTTATATCAGAAAAAAGTGCAAGACTGTTACAAGCTTAACTAACTTTTGATTAATTAGTTATATCAACAAATAATTGCAATtgaaaattaactaattaatctaATGCATTTAATATTGATGAGTAACCTGGAAGATATGATGAATATGGATAACACCCTAGGCCATGAAAGATATTTGTGCTCGACACATAATGCTAGGTACACTGCAACAAATGGTGTATCTCGTAGTCATAATTGTATCTTAATAAAAATGATTAGGAACATGTTCAATATTTCATCTTTACCCAAATTATTGTGGATGTCTTAAAAATTGTCATGTATTTGTTAACTAAATTGGGTTGCTAGTAAACCATTCAAAATACACTTTTTGAATTATGGACATGAAGAAAACTTAATTTAAAACACATGAATGTTAATGATTTTGAAAGCGACAATGAACacgtagttttttttttataattcaaaGGTATATTTCACAAGCACTAGGGGTGCTAAACCCGAATACAAGAAGATAAAAAAGACGGCCAAAATAAGACCGCCTCACCTACCAACCAAGACCAACACCAATCAAGTGAAAAAAGGTCTTGGATCTATAAACCAATCATCCCTATATAAATTACAAGAACCTTTATGAAAGGCTTTAAACCAATTCCAAGCTAAAGATTTGAACAAACTAAACCCATCAAAATGAGAAGCAACTAAATTGTTGAAAATTACATCATTCCTACACTTCCAAGTAATCCAACAAAGTGTTAAGCAAAAGAACCAACCCAAGTCAAAAGAGAAATTATTCTTGCAAATATCATCCATCCAACAAAATTGATCAATAAGAGAAGTTTTCTCGTCACCATCAAAAATCCTAAGCCACCGATATAACTTCGACCACCAAATTCTAGAAAAAGGACACAAAAGAAATATGTGGTCTAAGTCTTCATCGACCCCTCGACACAAGGGACAAACAACATGTTAGGATCGAGAAGAACCCCTCGTTTGAACAAATTCGTCTTAGTCGGTAACCTATTCCAAATAATATAACCGCAAAACATATCAATAAAGAGATGCAACCGAAGACGAAATGCTTATTTATAGGAGCGTTGATCATCTTGAAGTGATTGGatattcatattttaattttgtcaTTTGTGTAAATACAATAAAGTCAACATTTTATTACGTGTATCTGACCGGAAGATCAATATCATGAAAAAGTATGAAGTAGATTGTCATTCTTGCATCCATTATATGGAGGCTGAATTTGTGGCATGCTTTGAGATCCCAGTCCAAACTAACTAGCTATGAAACTTATTATGATCTCTGAAGTTAATTCTACttgaaattataatttataactttTAAGTTTAAATGTATTTCTTACACTAAAATTcattatttaattcaattttatatcAATGTATCCAACTATAAATCACTTTAACTTCAAATCACTTAACCAAAATCTATTCCTTCAAAATCAATTGGTATCTTCCAAGAACCACCATAATCTATAAATTCTTAATTTCACAACGTTGTCAATGTGTGGCTTATTTGATCAGCTTACATGCCGTGTAAAGATCCATGTGGATAagatttctttcttctttttcaacTTCTTTTTCCTTTGCAGCATGCATCTCTGATCAAAAGTGATCAAAAGTTTGATGACAAAAGTGATTTGTGTCACCTgataaaaaaattagtaaataAATGGAAAAATAAATGACTACTTGTACCAGTATAAACAATATATACTATATAGTGCATCCTCATTAAAGTtaacaataatatataattaGAAATTGTTTCCATTATTTGACTTGGTTGATATGTTAAATTAGTTCTTTTAGACAGTGACGTGGACAATTTAACATAAGAGAAAAAATTGTAATAATACATGATTAATGAAGAATTGGATAATGTGGGGTTGATCATGTTCACAAGTTTGGCAAAGTTGTGGGCTTATTTGTGTCTGACCAAGTTGACATGGGAAATATAACTTTTTATAAAGCTCATTAATTCAATAGCTAAAACTCACAAATTGAAGAGCTTTTGAAAAGTTAATTTGCTTATAATGATCTTATAAATCTTATCCATTTATATGCACTGCCAAATTTGGATTAAACCTCTTTAAGGAAACTGTCATTACACCTAAGCCAAACGTGGAAAGTGTTTGTATGAAAAGGTTTTAGGTCGTTTGAGAAAGCAAATAAATATTTAGCTGGAAGAGGAACTTTTCACAACATCACTGGAACGTAGCTAAAAATGAATAAAGTTATTATGAGATGATCATGTTTTCTCATAGTTTGATATAATTAGTTAAAGTTTTCCTGTTTTTCATATGTGCCATATTCAAAGTTTATATTGTCATTTTTATTGTTTAGTGTTCATGGGAAGAGTTGAGACGATTATAGTTGTTCGCGAGGAAATTTAAATTAACTAAGTAAACTAAGGAAAAAAAACGGAAAATCTACTACTCCTTAGACCATTGTCCAATAAAAACCTAATGTAGGAGAAACAAAATCTAAAACAATCTCATCTATTGTGTTGTCATTCATGTTGTTAAGTCAGTTACTTTGCTCCCAAAAAATTTGTTATTTTAGTTTTAAAGTTTGTTATAATTGTTAGTAGTTGGTTGAATAACTTGTTTTATAAGTAATCAATTATTCAAATGAGATTTTTTTTCTCTAAACCTGAAATTAGATCTGATTGGTTTGCTAAAGATGcactacaaaaaaaattataatttgtcaCGTGAAAATCACGCCATAATCTAAAATATCACGCCGCTACACTCAAATTAGCGACGTGAGCAAACACATCGCAGAAAAATGGGTCACAACTTTTAGGCATGTGAAAATCATGTCGCTAATATGTATATAGGTATAGGTGCAGAAAGTAGGGGCTCAACATTCTTCATGTTCTTAAAATCCCCACCGCCACCATTTGAATCACCCTCTCTTCCACTAACCACCATCTGCTTTTTTTCTCCTCCATTAACAacaataaatcaaaacaaaacaataacaacaacaacaacatagtagcagaaaaaattcaaaaacaaaactgaaacagaaaagagaaaacaaagaagaaaatgtCAGGTCCGACGTATCTTCACGCGATTCCAGCGTGCTCTAATGCAACCTGTCTCCACTGCCACATGCCGCCAACAATGCCACCTTCACAGACCCAAACcgcaaaaaatacaatttttcaaACCCTTTTTCAACTGCACATTAATAGacaaaattttcaacaaaagtTCAAAATTTTACCAATGATTATAAACAAACATAAGTAGAAATTGATTACCTGAAAAATAAGAGCCATAATCCATGGCGAGAGAATTTTTTTCTAAATAAGGGGTCTGGGTGATGATGCAAAACATAGTACACCACTGAtataaaaaattgaaactttTTTATTGTTGTTGGTTAGATGTGAGAGAAATTGGTGGTGTGACAAAGATTCACAATATCTGAGAAAACTGGGGGTTCGTTGATGGATAGATGATTTGCCTTTGTTTGGTTAATTTTTAGTGTTTTGCTTGGTTAGTGTTTAGTGTTTTATCCTATTTTCAAAATAGTTTAGCGatgtgaaaatcacgtggcaacgtCCTTTTCCTAAATTTCAAAATCCTCCCTCACACGTGAAAATCACATGGCAACGTTCTTTTTCAGCGACGTGGGTGTCACGTGACAATATCACGCCACTAGAGCCATTATTCTTGTAGTGATGTCTTTATGAAGGTGAAAAATGGCCTCTGCATTATTTTGGGACAATCCATGAATATGACCGACCTTCTTAAGAGCCAGTTTCTAGGACTTTTCCAAACTTCACTCAAATCAGATCAGAAAGTTGTCGGTATGGGATTTTCGAATGATGGCTCTTGGATTTGAGATTTTAGGTGTAGAAGGGATCTTTTGTATAGGAGTTTAATATGGATAGAGCTTTCTTCTTTGTGGAATCAATTTCTCTCTCACAAAAGGTAGAGACTTGCAGATGGGACAAAGATTTAAATGGAGTTTTCTCTTTTAAGTCAACATATCTTTCTCTTCTAGATAATTAAGTTATAGGAAATTGTTCCCCTCCTAAAAGAGATAGTCAGTTGATGCGCCTGGTTTAGGCACCTTTTAAGGTAGTGGTATTTTCTTGACAACTCTTTCAAGATAGGATTCCCAATAGAGAAAATCCACTTAAGCGTATGGTGATTGTTGACTAGTGTGACATTTCTTGTATCTTCTGCCATAACCAGTTAGAGTCGACATCATCAATTTGTTACATGTGAGGTGGGGGTGTCCATGTTGTATATGATATTTAGGTGGTTTGATGATATTAAATGTTGCTCAGGGAGCCTTCTGCCTTATTTCAGTTGTTTATCTCACTAGATATGAAAAAGGGGTGACAAATATGCATGGTCTCCCATTTAGATCTGTCATGCAAGAgtcagcaaaaaaaaaaaaggtcgtGCATAGTTAAGGGTATGAGCCGAAAACTTTGGTCTGCCCGACCCAATCTCATGGTTCTCTAGAAAGCGACTAGTGATGGCATTATCGTCGTGAGAGGCTGGATATACAGCAGGATCCTATGTTGCGTATCAAGCAATTTGGACCAAATATGTGCTGGAAGAGATGGAGGTCAAAGTGGAGAAATCTCTGGTGCTACAAATGACAACAAATAAACCATAAATCTTGCAAAGAATTCAATTCTACATAGAAGTAGTAAGCACATCGAAGCTAGGTTTCACTTCTTAAGGGAGAAGGTAAATTGAGTTGAACTTGAAGTAAGACATTGCTCAAGTGAAACACAATTGATCCACATTTTCTCCAAAGAATTGAAGATCGACAGATTcctgaatttgaaaaagaaattagaaataGTTCAAATCGACTATAATTAGTTTGCATTCGACAACTTGAATTATAAGGGGGGTGTTGAGAGTATAATCTAAGTTAAGTAACTCAGACTCAaagttaattagaatttaaaatttattaattaatatagaaGTTAGTTAATTGTATATAAATAGACATCATAtaattcaatttttattattcGAAAATATAATCTTTATTTCTATATTCTCTATCCTTTTCTCCTGACAAAAATGTCTCACGCACTAACAAATAATaaatctaacaaaaaaatatttaaaaatataagttTAAAAAGTGCTTTGAACAAAACGTCTTCTGTTCGATTGGAACTTGTGGAAAACTTGTggagattaaaatattaaaagtttaattcaaacttatgaaaacaaatcaaatatttgaataaaataacaGGCACAACTAATCAAAATTATACTCctcctttattttaattcatagTTTACAATTGGAGAGCAAATTGATCCTAtcgaaatatttaataaatttcctAAAATATCTAAATTTGTCACTTCAGTTACGGAGGACAACATATGAATGACATGAATCTTTTGAGCTGATGTAACCATGCTACCTGCCTAATTCTGTTTCTAGTTAAACATCCAAGAGATACAACCTAACTAAAATTGTTaataaaaagaaggaaaaaaaactcataaatcaATTTTTGGTTGTTCAAGTTGAGAAGTTCCAATCTATGAAATACCAACTTGCTAGTAATCAAACCCTCACATTCTGATGAATTCAACTTGATTAAGCAATTTTGTGACAGAATGTCACACCACACCAAATTTCTCACCAGCCATGATGTGTGATGACATTAGAATTGAGTTACTACCACAACCGTTCAACCACCAAGACCATCAAAACAAAGGCAACAACAATAGTCACTAAGTTGTTGGCTGTCCCGTCCACGCGTCGGACACCAGACACATCGGCCGCCGGTATCGGATATTTCTCGTTCCCAGATTTGATTGAACTGCATTCACATTCAAacaagaattttcaaaatgttGCACTCAAATTTTCAAAACTATATCATACACGGAATGTTTTACTATTATTGACGCTACATCTGGCATGGGGACGGTCCAtatataaacaaatttaaatttaaatttcttaATCTCAATGATTAAACTTGAAAAAAAGTCATACAAAAATTCATTGCAATATTCCTGTTGTAAAACACGTTTTGACAACTAAGAATTGAAATTCttgaaaaaaaatgtttaaaaagaaaattacccTGTGGAAGGTGTTGGGCAAAAAGTGATGGTATAATCAGCCGAGGCACACGTGAAAGTGCTGGATCCATCGTCATAAGCATAACTATAAGCGCGTGGACACGCGCTCTTGAAAAACTGCGAGTAGGTACTTGGTTTACATGTATCTGGCGAACCGTAGGCGCCACTGCAGCAATATTGTGGATCCCCAAAAGCTTCACACGCGCTTTTACATGCCACGCTCTCTCCACCGCCGTCACTACTCATCACTTTCAATTCTGTTGGACACGCGGCGTTTAGGTCGACGGAGCAACCCGTCGCGGTGCAGTTTCCTCCGTCGGTTTGTCCGTGTGGTTCGATTAGTATAGGGAGATTGTAACCGTCGACGAGGCTGACGTCGAAGAAGTCAAGTCCTCCGGCGCCGTTGAGAGTGAACTCCGCTAAGGAAGCGGGAGGGATAGCGTTTTTTCCTGCACATTCGATGGTGGAGGAATCGCAATCGCCGGTTATGCATGAGAATTTTCCGGTGGAGTCTTGGGAGCAGAGGGTTCGTCCCCAGAGACGGCCGGACCAGGAAGGTGGTACGGGGAGAGCATTGGACTCGCCGGGTTGAAGAGCGAAACCGGTGGTGGAGAACGGTGATGTTCCGGCGCCGGATAAAATTCCTGGCCATACTGTGTAACTGCACTTATTAACTATTGTGAATGTTGTTGAATACGAACCTGTAATAAGTAATAACATAACATGTTAGA is part of the Vicia villosa cultivar HV-30 ecotype Madison, WI linkage group LG2, Vvil1.0, whole genome shotgun sequence genome and encodes:
- the LOC131646751 gene encoding pathogenesis-related thaumatin-like protein 3.5, with product MASSTQFTITFVALILLQYIIGSYSTTFTIVNKCSYTVWPGILSGAGTSPFSTTGFALQPGESNALPVPPSWSGRLWGRTLCSQDSTGKFSCITGDCDSSTIECAGKNAIPPASLAEFTLNGAGGLDFFDVSLVDGYNLPILIEPHGQTDGGNCTATGCSVDLNAACPTELKVMSSDGGGESVACKSACEAFGDPQYCCSGAYGSPDTCKPSTYSQFFKSACPRAYSYAYDDGSSTFTCASADYTITFCPTPSTGSIKSGNEKYPIPAADVSGVRRVDGTANNLVTIVVAFVLMVLVVERLW